The DNA region CGCAGTTCACTGGATGGTGAAGCGATGACGCCAATGATTGACGTTGTCTTTTTGCTTCTGGTGTTCTTCGTCTGCGCATCGATCGGTCAACGACCGGACCAGCTGTTACCGGCGGCCCTGAACTCCGGCACGACAGAATCTGACACAGAAATACCAGATACTGTCGAACCAACACCGTGGGATCACCAGCAGGTACGCATTCATCTTGCTATCGATCCGGCTCGCGCAACTTCTGCCGTGGTACGGTTAAACGAACAGCCCATTGAAGGCATGAACGAACTAAGCGAGCGGCTTCGGCGATTGGCACAGATCGATCCGAAATCGCCTGTTATCCTGGATGTCGACGATGATGTTCAGATTCAGAACTTCATCAGCATCTATGACCTCTGCCAGTCGCTGGATTTTGAAACCATTAACTTTGCGACGCGCATCAAGGTCGACTGAAAACGAAACCCATCTATCATCGAGGGCTTGATGCCCCTGAAACACGCCGCGGTGATGCGTGCCGTTGCCTGCAGTCTGGTTCCTCAGCGGACGGACTGCATCCCAGGAGACTGCCACCCAACGCAGCCCTCAACCAGTCACATTGTCCTGCGGTAGTTGAATGGCATCTGCAATTGCCCGCAGCTCATCCAGGATTTCGGGTATCGGTTCCGGGTTCTCTTTTTCAGCAGCAATCTGCAGAAGCCTGGAGGGTTCGGTAAATGCGGGGAATCCAACGGTTCCTCCGGTACCCTTCAGACGGTGCGCCTGTTCTCGCAGTGTGCTGTAATCCCGATCGTCCCAGGCGGCCTGCATGGCAGGAAGTGTGGTTTCCAGGCTGACAACGAACTGTTCAATAATCTCACGAAACTCGGGAACATCCCAGGGCAATTGCGAAATCAGAGGTGTCCGTTCGACGACCCTGGCTTTTGGCTTCTGTTGCCCTGCACTGCCCTCTGAGCTGCAGCCTGTGTCAGCAGAACTGTCTCCATTGCCGAGACTTGTTCTTTGAACAGACTTTGCGGTGATGGCCCTGATGACAGACTCAATCGGATCATGTTCTGCCGACTCTGCAGCAGGCTCCGGCGGAGCTTCTGCGGTAGGCAACCACTGGGCGATCGTTTCCAGCAGCTTCTCGATGTTGATGGGTTTCGTCAGAAATCCGGAACATCCCGCATCAATACATCGTTGCCGATCCTGCTCCATCACGTTCGCCGTGAATGAAATGATCGGGATGGTGAGTCCAGCGCGGCGAAGCGTTTCCATTGCGGTAAAGCCATCCATGACGGGCATCTGCACGTCCATCAGGATCAGGTCGTATTGCTCCTTTGTGGCCTTCTCGACAGCGATCGCCCCGTTTTCTGCTTCATCAACGATCAGTCCGGCTTTGCTGAGCACAACTTTGACAAGCTGCCGATTGCTTGCGCCGTCGTCAGTCACAAGAACGCGCGCCGGCTTGAACCAGGTCGTCAGCCCGGTCTGACGGGACAGTGCCTGAGAACGATAGTGCTCCTGCAGCGTGCGAAGATCAGCCCGTTCGACACCGGTGAGATCACCTGGCTGAATGCTGAATGAAAACGTACTGCCCCGACCGTATTCGCTGGTGACATGGATCGTTCCGCCGAGCGCTTCAGTAAGTCGTTTGCTGATGGCAAGACCCAGACCCGTACCACCGAATCGGCGCGTCACTGAATTGTCCGCCTGCATGAACTCCTGAAACAGTCGACTGATTTGTTCCTGCGTGATGCCGATTCCGGTATCGGAAACAGCGAACTGCAGCAGTGCCGCTGGACCCGAGTCAACAAGTTCGGCGACCACTCTGACCTCACCCTCGCTCGTAAACTTGATCGCATTGCTGACGAGGTTCATCAGAATCTGGCGAAGTCGGGTCGCATCCGTCCGAATTGTTCGTGGGATTTCCCCGTTCAGTTCCAGGACAAGTTTGATTCCCTGTTCTTCCGCTTTGCCGCTCAGAACAGAAATAACTTCCTGCATGAGCTGGAAGGGATTGCAGGGCCGGATTTCCAGTTCCAGCCGACCAGCTTCGATTTTGGAAAAGTCGAGAATGTCATTGATCAGTTCAACCAGATGCGTGCCACTGGCATGAATGGTATTCAGATAATTCAGACGGGCTTCTTCTGAATCTGACAGACCCATTCGGAGGATTTCGGCAAATCCAACAATCGCATTCATTGGGTTACGAATTTCGTGGCTCATGTTGGCAAGAAAGTCGCTCTTTGCCTTGTTCGCCGCGTCGGCTTCGTCCTTCGCAATCTGCAGATCACGCTTGTTTTGTTCGAGCTGTGTGACATCGTCGAGCGAGACCATGACACCCCGCAGAGTGCTGTCGTCGCCCAGAAGAGGCGAACAGTTGATCTTCAGCGTGTGAGTCTGATTCCCTTTTTTCAACTCCGTGATCACGCCTGAAACAGGCTGTCGCGTCGAAAGACTATGTTGCCACGGATACTGCCTGCTGCCTTCGGGTACAGAAAGCCCAAGCTCGCCGGCCTTACGTCCGATCAACGCTTCAGCGGACAGTCCAACCGCTTCGGCAAGGGCAGAATTTGCGAGCAGGATGCGGTCATCCCTGCCAACAATCATGAGACCTTCTGTCAGAATATCCAGGGCCTCGCGAACACGGCGCGGTACCGCACGTGACGGATCCAGATTCTTCAGCACCGTCTTCAGATAAATCCGGAATCCAATGAAACCCATGATACCGGCGAAGATCAGTAATTGAATGAGCGAACTTTCCAGTACAGAAGCAACGCCGCTACCTGCAACAGGAGCAAAGACGAATTCGACCGCTGCCCGACGTCCACCGCGATCAGCCACCGTCACTTGCAGAAACTGCTCCGTATTTTCTGTCTGCCCGTCAGGCCACCGTTCTTTGTGGTCTTCGGACGCTGCCAGCACAGCACCATCCGAACGTCGAATCCCAAGCGAAAGAAGACCCGGACTGGTCGTCGAGACGACATTCACATATTGCTGCAACTGCCTGGTGTCGTCGCCTGACAACAGCATTGAAGACGACAGCGAAACGGCTTCCGCGAGCCTGGTTCGCTCGCGTATCATTTGCGCATAGCGATCCGGAAGAAGGCCAAGCATATTAGCCCCAAGCAGAATGCCAAGCATCGAGCAAACCAGGCCAATCGTGATTCTGGACGCGGCAGATAGTCGTCTCATAACTGTGACTCCGTTACATCATTCCGTTTACTTTGCTCGCTGATCAGTGCCTCCTGATCTCTGATGATGGACTGCAGCGAGTCGTTATCGTCTTCTGTTTCGCTGTTTTCAAAGACCATCAGTGGGTCAATCAGCCTCCAGGTAGGCATCTGAGCCAGCAGGCCCGTCAGCACCATGCCACCGCGCAGAGCCCAGATGACGTAGCCGACAGACAGCCCCGAGGCGACTACCTGGACTGTGCCCGAAATTGCCCCCACAAATGCCGAATCGCTGCTAAGATCCTGCTCCAGCTGCTGTGAAACAGACGTCGAATGTGTCGTCAGCTTCATCAGGTTGAAGAAGTCGACGTGAACACCATCCTCAACGCGATTGAATTCGACGCTGTCCGTCCAGTCTGATCGAATGTCGCGGACAGAAATCGTGGATTCCAGCCCGCGCAGAGATCCCGCATCGACCACACTGTCAAGATTGGCGATAATCTCGGCCGTGCTCGATAAATCAAATTCAATGTCTTCCGCCTGTCGAACAAGAATCGCAAATGCTGGCAGTGCCGCATCGTCATCGTCAGATGAGTTGCCCCGGCCATTGCCCAATTGTTGAATCTGTGTACCGGATGGAGTCTGCGCCAGGCCGGTGTTCGATGACGTTCCGGATGTGGCCGAAGCGGAATCCGAAACCGGTGAATTGACTGTTTCTGCCCCAGGAGTGGAATTGGTCGACAGGGACTCGGATAAAGATGAACCGGAATTAGACGGAATCAGAAGTGGCGATGCCCGAACCCAGAATCTCAATTGTGCGACGTCGCTGTCGAGTGTTCCATCCGTCGAAACAAACAGTACCTGATCAATACCGACAAAGTCCGACGCTGAGACATAAATCAGTGTCCCATCCGGCGCGATGGACAGACTGCCGTGTTCCGGGCCCTGCAAAATCTGCAAAGAAACCAACTGACCGTCCACATCCACGGCCGCATGTAATGCTGGAACCGGCGACACGAACACGCTCACTCCCGACCACACATTGCGAACAACGCTTCGCGCAATCGGCGCGTCGTCGATCGGTGTCACATGAATCGTGAACTGACTGCTGGCCACAGCCCCGGAAGGATCCATGGCTGTCACCCGTACCACAGCATCGCCATTGGCATTGTCACTGGTGAACCAGCCAACTTCTCCGGTCGCAGAGTCAATCGACACGCTTCGAATGGCATTGTCCGGGTTACTAACAACCTGCACCGCGTACTGAAGCGTATCTTCTCTGTCCGGGTCGGAGAAAGCTCCTGACGTCTGCGTAGTCTGCCGTCCGGAATCCTCGTCGACAGTCACGTTACTAATCGGCGTGGCAATGGGCTGATGATTGATGTTGGAAATACTTACCATGACGCTGATACGAGCATCCGGTGATCCGGCAATCGAGCTGTCATCAACGTTTCCAGTCACAAGCAACTGTGACGTGAGATTGAAGCTGGGGACAATTCCAGCATTCAGGTAAAGCACGTGACTCGAATCGATAGAAAACAGGGCCGAGTCAGTGCCTGTCAGTGAGACAACATTTGTTCCGGTACCGTCGTCATTAACGATGAACTGACCAATGCGAAGTGGGGCGGCAAGAAGAGTCCCTTCGTCAATGGAAGAAACGTCCTGCAAGAAAGACAGAGCTGGCGGTTGGTTGATATTCAGCGTCACCACCGCGGGTGCACTGATAGCAACTCCATCAATGATGCGATAGCGAAATGAATCAACACCGTTGTAACCAGCTGCCACCTGATAAGAGAACGTTCCGTCAGCGTTCAGCTGAAATGAGCTGGCGTGAGAAGGCCCGTCGATGAGCTGAACCGATGCTGAGCCAGACACACCCGAATCATTAGCCGTCACTCCCAATGCTGGATCTGTCAAACTCAATCCCGTGGTGGCATCCACAACCCAGGTATCGTTTGCCGGCACTGCTGTGGCCAGCACTTCGACAGAGATTGTTGCGGCCGACGCAGTATGAGTTCCGTCTTCGTCGACGGGTGTCACAGTAACGAGGAAGTTGCCCGGGATGCTAAACGTATGCAGCAGGCCGCCTGACGTGGCGGAAGCGTTGGTAGTTTGACCATCACCCCAGTCAATCAACCATTGAGAAACAGTATCAGACCCCGGATCAACAGAGGCGACGTGCAGGGTCCATGGAGATCCGGTTGCCGCTTGTGCGCTGGCCGTGAGAGTTAATGACGGTTCCGTATTGTTGACTTGCAACACAAGGTCATCAACCGCCGAAGACCCGGACGGATCTGTCACCCTCAATGTTATCAGGTAAGTCCCGTCATCGTTGATACCCAGAGCAGACAACTGAGCCCAGCTGAGCGTCGGATTAACGCCGATGGCGTCCGTAAAGATGCCATCGGCGTTGAGATCCCAACTGTAAACCAGGGCGTCGCCGTCGACATCACTGGAGGCCACTCCGCTGAGAGAAACAGACTGTCCTTCAGAAATCGTCTGATCCGGGCCGGCCACCGCAGTGGGAGCTTCGTTCGCGTTGCTGACATTGACCGTGATGGATTGCTGCAGGGACGTATTCACCCCGTCGCTTACGGTAATCACAAGGGTGTAGGCAGGCGTTGTCTCAAAATCCAGAGCCGTTGAATTGTTGACCGTGATTGCACCGGTCGATGAATTCATGTCAAAGACGGCACTCGTGTTGCCAGAAACGATCTGCCAGTTTGTGTATGTTGTCGGGCCATCCGCATCGCTTGCCGTGACAATGCCCACAAGAGTCCCTGAGCCGGCGGCTTCGTTGACATTGAACGTTGCAGCAGAAATCACTGGGGCATTGTCGTTCGCGTTCAGGAGACTGACTGTTACGTCTTGTGCTGCAGAAGTGTTTGTGCCGTCGGAAACCGTAATTAACAGGGAAAAACTGGCATTGGTTTCGTAGTCGAAGGCGGCAGGATCATTTACGGAAATCTCGCCAGTAGAGGCATCTATTGCGAACGCATTTCCACTATTTCCTCCGGTGATGGCCCATGCCATGAGTGTAGAGCTATCCGGATCAGAAGCCGTGACAAATCCCACACTGGCTCCTGCAGAAGTGACTTCGCTGACAGAAAAATTCTGTCCGGAATCTATGACCGGCGCGACATCGTTGACGTCGGTGACGTTGACCGTAACGCTTTGTGCTGCGGAGGTGTTTGTGCCATCCGATACTGTAATCAGCAGAGAAAAGCTGGTGGTCACTTCATAGTCCAGCCTTGAGGGATCAGCGACCTCAAGCTTACCTGTCGAGGCATTCAGCGCGAAGATTCCATCAGGATCTCCCCCCGTTATCATCCAGTTACTAAACGTTGCCGTCCCATCGGCATCCGTTGCCGAGACAAAGCCGATCGTTTGCCCGACGATGGCCGATTCGGAAATCGTGAAGGTCTGACCAGGAGTAACGACCGGAAGATTGTCGTTTGCATTCGTCACATTGACGATAACTGACTGACTGGCCGACGTATTTATGCCATCGCTGACCGTAAGTGTCAGTAAGTAGCTTGTCGTTGCTTCAAAATCCAAATTCGTCCGATCAGCAATTGTGATCTGCCCCGTCGAACTGTTGACTGTAAACACTCCGTCCGAATTTCCACCAACGATCGTCCAGTTACTGAATGTGGTTGACGCATCTGAGTCTGTGGCTGTAACCGTTCCAACAATCGCCCCATTGCTCGCCGACTCGCTGATCGCGAACAACTGACCCGGTGTGATAACCGGCGCGTTGTCGTTCGTGTCGTCGACCGTAATAGTGAAGTTCCGCGAGATCTGCAGACCTCCGGGATCCGTCGATGTAATGCTGAGCAGGACAGACGGTTCTGTTTCAAAGTCCAGTCCCTGGCCGGCTTTGAGTTTCAACTGACCTCCGACCACCTCAAAGCGAGTATCGTCGACCGAGTATGTATGTGAATCTGAGGGATCGGGGTCGGTTGTCGACAGTGTGCCCACAATCGCACCAGCGGTGCCTTCGACGACTGTCGAATTTGAAAGGGAAATGTCCGTTGGCGCGTCATTAATACCATTGATGGTGATGTTGACGGTCGTGATCGCTGAAGTTGCCCCACCTGCGTCAGTCACGTAATACGTAAACGAATCCGAAGTTGTCGCGCTTCCGTCGTGCTGGTAAAGAAAGGATCCGTTCGCCAGCCACTGAAAATTCGCTGCGTGGGCGGGGCCATTCACGACAGTTACTGTCATGTTTTCCCCATCCGCATCACTGTCATTCTGCATCAGTCCACCGGGACCACTCAACTCTTCGGCCGAAACAACCAGCGCACCTGTCACCGTCCGATAGTCGGCAAGGATTTGCTCGGCAGTTGCCCCCTGCCTGCTGATTCGAAGTTCGTCGACAACTCCGCTATAGGTTGCGGTCTGATTAAATCGGTCACCGACGTACAAATCCAGGCCGGCATCTGACGTTGGCGTACCTGAAGGAGTTCGGATGGCAGTCAGCGTTTGTTGAACACCATTGATATAGATATCTGGTGTGTTCGAGGCATTCGTGTTGTCATAGACAACGGCTACTTGTTGCCACTGGCCCAGTTGAATGGAATTCGTCGCTGTTCTCCACTCCCCGGCACCACCAGAGAAGCCATAGCTGAATCGCAGACTTCCGTTGGTCTGGTCGAGTTTCAGATTCCATCCACTACCATTCGGGTTCAGTAACGACGTCGCCTTGTCAAGAATCCGACCTTCTCCGGCATCTCCCCAGGTCGCTGGGTTGATCCAGGCAGAAACAGTACCGCCCCCCGAAAAGATGTTCTGCAGGGAAGCGTCATCGGAGATGACGCCGATACTGCTTGACCCGTTGAATCCCGCTGCATCCGCAACTATACCGGGAGCGATATAAATCGAAGAGTGCGCGAGGTTGTTCCCGTTTGCCGTTGAGTCTGATGGCAGGATCTGAAGATGGTGGATGGCTTTGTCTTCACTTCCCCAGACCCCCGTTGCATTCTGGCCATCTGGTGCATCAGGGTTGTCGTAGTACATCCAGATAAAGTCGCCAGGATTGGCCGGGTCAATCGTCGGAACGTTCACCCAAACATAGGAGTAACCCGATTCGTCCCACTTATCGATTTCATGGTTCAAGAGATTCCCAGCCGAATCGTAGAACCGCAGATCTTCTCCGGCAGACTGGGTCTTTGAGTAATCAATACCGATCGCATCCGCCGCTGACGCGTGCAGTTTTACAAGCACTGGCTGGCTGGTGAGCGAGCTGGTCAGGAACGAGTCGCTGAACGCAAGGCGTTGCCTGTAGTTCCAGTTGACGTTGTGCCAGTCGCCGATGGCCAATATCGTCAGGGACGAGCCTTCATCAACGGTATAGCTGTCGTCCACTGCGACCGGTGCATTCTCCCCCGCGTCGGTCAGATGAATTGTGATCGTCTCAGGACTGGAAGTGTTGGTTCCGTCACTGACTGCGATCTGCAGCTGATAGACTGACAGAGTTTCATAGTCCAGGGCAGTTGCAGTCGTGAGTTCCCCGGTGGCAGAATTGATGACAAACGCGCCGCCTGTGTTACCGCTCAGAATGGTCCAGCTGCTGAACGTCGTTGCAGTATCCGGATCCGATGCAGTAGGAATCCCAACAACAGTCCCCGGCGCAACAGACTCGGAAACCGTAAATACCTGACCGGGGGCAATGACCGGTGGATTGTCATTTGCATCCAGTACAGTGACATTCAGATCCTGCGTTGCGATGCCACCGTCCCCATCTGATGCCTGCACCTGCACATCGTAGACATTGTCCAAGCCGTTGTCCGTCGGCCCTTCAAAGTCCGGAGCGAGATTGAATGACAATCCTCCGGTAACGGAATCGATCGAGAACAGCGCAGCATCTGCACCGCCGGAGATCGAATACGAAATCGTATCGTTAACGTCGGTGGCAGAGATTGTTGTGACCGTGGTCGAACCTTCCGTAACGGAGAGTGAGCCGGTCGAAGTCATTAACGGAACGACATTGTTGATTGACATTGAACGCTGCACGACAGCCGAATAGCTGGTGCCATCGTACACTCGCAAAGCGACCTGGTAAGTTCCATCGTTCGTCACACCGAGAGTGTTCAACGCAGTCCAGTCGATGGTGGACGTAGAACCCGTCGCGTCCGCATTGAATGTCCCGTTGTAATTGATGTCCCATTCATAAGTGAGCGGGCTTCCGTCCGGATCGCTGGAACCTGTTCCATCCAGCAAAACGGACTGGCCTTCATTGATGGCGGAAACAGGAGCGATCACAGCGGTCGGGTCCTGATTGACCACCGACACGGTAATCGTTGCACTTGAGGTCGCACGAGTGGCTATCGCATCAGAATTCAGAGAGACCACTTCCGTTGGCGTCAATGATCGATTGAATATGGCGACTGAATCCAGGCCTCCACCGAAGAATCTTGCCGCTTCAAGATCTTCGCGGGCACCGAGGAACAGCGATCCGGTCGGATCGAATGCATCACCGCCAGCGGAGGCGTTAGCTGCTCGGAGAGTACCGTCAAGAAAGACCCATGCCCCCTGAATGGCGTCGACCGTCAGAGCATACGTGTGCCATTGACCGTCGCCGATGACCGCACTGGCATCAAAGTTTAAGGCATTGAGCTCATAGGGGTCGTCCGAATCGCCGAACACCGTTTTCATGATGCCGGCAAAACCGGGGCGACCCGATTCGCCGACCATCACATTCAGACTGTTGGAGAAATCCGCATCGCCGTGGCTGTACAGGTAGAGGTAATCACCACCGTCGTTGTTATCAATCCGGAATTTGAATGAAACAGTAAACTCATCGCTGTAGGTGATGTCCGGAATCTCAACGAAGTCGTCAATTTCATCGAACAGCAATCCACTCCCGAATGCACCGTTAATCGATTGAACCCCGCCATTGATGACGCCGTCTGCCGACCCGACGGCATCAAGAGCTCCTCCGTCCAGATTCCAGAAATGGGTGAGACCGTCTCTCTTGTCGGTAACAACGTAATCGAACGTATCCGTTCCGCTGAACGCTGTGTCCGGAGAATACTGTAAGGTGCCATCCGAATTGCTGAGGACTGTCCCATTGGCCGGAGCGCTGAAATCCAGAATCGTCAGCCCGGCGTTCCAGGGATCGATATCATTTGCCAGAGCCGTGATGGTCACGGGCGCGCTCATGGTTGTGGAAACAGAATCCGGGTTCGCTGTCGGAACTTCAGATTGAATTGTCAGCAGCGTCGAGGCGTAACTGACATCAACCCCGTTATCCACCTTCAGGCGGATCACATGGGAACCAGCGGTACCGACGCCCAGTGATTGCAGAGTCGCCCATGAAACCACTGGATTCACACCGGAAAGTTCACCAGACTCACCATAGACACCATCATCGTCCAGATCCCAGGAATAGATGAGCGAGCCGCCATGGGGATCAGAGGAACCACTCGCATCCAGCGACAACGACTGTCCTTCGTCGATCGTGTATGGTCCACCGGCGTTTGCGACTGGAACGGCATTTGGCACTGCGTAAAGGATTTCCAGCTCTGGTGGGGTTGTTCCTTCGCTACTGTCATACGTGACCGTGTTACCCCCGTTATTTGTGCTGCCAATAATGACACCGTTATTGACTGAAGATCCGTTATACCACGCCTGAACAAGTGAGGTTATGTCCCACGAATGCAGCCCGGTCGTTCCAGCGCCAAGCGTCGAGACAGGAGTTGGATTGAAGCTTCCACCCGCCGTTCCCCAACCGACCCCTGGCTGGCGGTCATCCCAGTTCGCTGCGTCCGTCGCACCAATACCGTTGCCTTCAGACCAGGCCTGAGTTAGTTCATATACGTCGACATTGAATGTACCCGTGATCGACGTTGCATTGAGCTTTAACGTGGCCCCCGTGATTGTCGCACCTGTTGGAATGCCACTGAGATCAAATTGTAAGAGGGACCTCGTATCGCCAATGCTGCCGCCCGAATGATCGACCATCAGACTGGTCGAAGCTCCATAATTGGCTGCCGGATTCGAATTGTCGATGTAGGTGTCGCCGACAGGCGTCAACGTCGCAGATTGTTGTAGCGGAGCGGCGGAAAACTGACTGGCGAAAATGCCATTCGCATCGCTGACCCCCGTACCACTCCAGACCGCTACGAAACTGCTCAGACCCTGCATGCCGACAGATGCCCCTGTCTGAATTCCGATTTCTGATGCGGTATTCAGCAGGAAGGCGTCACCAACTGCACTGTGATTCGAGTCGTACTGGCGGGCATAAATGCCGCTGCTGTCGGCATCGTCACCCTGCCAGACAATCACGATGTTTCCCGAAGCGTCCTTGCTGATCGAAGGCTCTGTATCGTTGGCAGAACCGTCACCTACTTTGATTGCCAATCCATAGGCTGATCCATCTGCGTGGTAACGCTTGCTCCAGATTCCGTTGAAGCCGGAGATTTCAGAACGATAGGCGAGACTAACCTCGCCACTATCGTGAAGGGCAACCACAGGATACTGTTCAAGGGCTCCAAGCAGGTTCAGCGGATTTACGTTCAAATCACTGCCATGAACCGTTCCATCGGAAAAAAATCGCTGCAGATAGGGCCTGTTGCCCTTCTGCCACGCAACAACGAAATCACCGTTGCTGTTGATGTCGACCGATGGATTGATGCGATTGGTGCCGGAATCGACGGCAATGGATGCTGACGGCAGCTGGCTGATACCCGCGGCGGCCTGCATACTGAATTGTTTAACAAAGACGGTGCTGCTTCCACCATTTGTCTCCTGATAGGCAACGACGATATCGCCCTGCGAATTTACCGCAATGGACGAATTTGACTGATCACTGGTCGTTGCTCCTGAATTCACCAGCACATCAACCGTATCGATGGCAGTCCCATCACTGTTGAAACGTCTCAGGTAGACTCCGCTGCCACTTCCGTCCTGATTATTGCTTGTCCATGTGACGACAAAACGCCCCGTGCCGTCGACGGCCGCTGATGCCCACTGTTGCTCGTCGGCTGTCATCACGTTGACCCGGATTTTCGCTCCCGTCTTCAACCCCGTGGCATCGAAACGCTGGGCAAACACATCCGACAAATTGCCGGACGGTTTCACCTC from Planctomycetaceae bacterium includes:
- a CDS encoding ATP-binding protein, which codes for MRRLSAASRITIGLVCSMLGILLGANMLGLLPDRYAQMIRERTRLAEAVSLSSSMLLSGDDTRQLQQYVNVVSTTSPGLLSLGIRRSDGAVLAASEDHKERWPDGQTENTEQFLQVTVADRGGRRAAVEFVFAPVAGSGVASVLESSLIQLLIFAGIMGFIGFRIYLKTVLKNLDPSRAVPRRVREALDILTEGLMIVGRDDRILLANSALAEAVGLSAEALIGRKAGELGLSVPEGSRQYPWQHSLSTRQPVSGVITELKKGNQTHTLKINCSPLLGDDSTLRGVMVSLDDVTQLEQNKRDLQIAKDEADAANKAKSDFLANMSHEIRNPMNAIVGFAEILRMGLSDSEEARLNYLNTIHASGTHLVELINDILDFSKIEAGRLELEIRPCNPFQLMQEVISVLSGKAEEQGIKLVLELNGEIPRTIRTDATRLRQILMNLVSNAIKFTSEGEVRVVAELVDSGPAALLQFAVSDTGIGITQEQISRLFQEFMQADNSVTRRFGGTGLGLAISKRLTEALGGTIHVTSEYGRGSTFSFSIQPGDLTGVERADLRTLQEHYRSQALSRQTGLTTWFKPARVLVTDDGASNRQLVKVVLSKAGLIVDEAENGAIAVEKATKEQYDLILMDVQMPVMDGFTAMETLRRAGLTIPIISFTANVMEQDRQRCIDAGCSGFLTKPINIEKLLETIAQWLPTAEAPPEPAAESAEHDPIESVIRAITAKSVQRTSLGNGDSSADTGCSSEGSAGQQKPKARVVERTPLISQLPWDVPEFREIIEQFVVSLETTLPAMQAAWDDRDYSTLREQAHRLKGTGGTVGFPAFTEPSRLLQIAAEKENPEPIPEILDELRAIADAIQLPQDNVTG
- a CDS encoding biopolymer transporter ExbD; the protein is MRVPFHSNRRSSLDGEAMTPMIDVVFLLLVFFVCASIGQRPDQLLPAALNSGTTESDTEIPDTVEPTPWDHQQVRIHLAIDPARATSAVVRLNEQPIEGMNELSERLRRLAQIDPKSPVILDVDDDVQIQNFISIYDLCQSLDFETINFATRIKVD